Within the Iodidimonas sp. SYSU 1G8 genome, the region GAGGCGAGGAACGGACATGAACGAGCCGCTTGATCTGGAAAGCTGCGCGCGCGAGCCCATTCACATCCCGGGCGGTATTCAGCCCCACGGGGCATTGCTGGCGCTCGACGCGGAAAGCTTCGCCATAGTGCAGGCCAGCGCCAATACGACCGATATCCTGCACATGGCGGCGGCGCCATCGTCGCTGGCGGACCTGCCCCCGAGCACGCCGTCCCTGCACGAGGAACTGCGGACATGGCTCGCCGATGACGAGCCCCTGTTCCTTCGCTCCATCACCATCGGCGAGACCTCGTTTCAGGTATCCGCCCATCTGACGCCGCAATGCCTTCTCGTCGAGTTCGAGGCCGTCGCCCAATCGGAAATGGAACGGTTCGATCGCCTCATGCCTCGGATCCGCCGGTTTCTCGATGGCATAGAAAGCGTTACCGAACTGGATCAGCTGTATCGCGAGGCCGCCGCCGAAGTCCGGCGGATGACCGGCTTCAACAGGGTGCTGATCTATCGTTTCGACGAGGACTGGAACGGAACGGTCATCGCCGAGGACGGCGACGGCACCCTGCCCTCGTACATGGACCTGAGATTTCCCGCCTCGGACATTCCGGCGCAGGCGCGCGAGCTGTACCGCCGAAACCGCCTGAGACTGATCCCGACCGCGACGTACGAGCCGGTGCCCATGGTGCCGGCATTGCCCGGCGGCGACCCTCTCGACATGAGCATGGTGGCACTGCGCAGCGTGTCGCCCGTGCACCGGGAATACATGCGCAACATGGGCACCGAGGCCTCCATGTCCATATCCCTGCTGGACGACGGCAAGCTGTGGGGCCTGATCTCGTGCCACCACGCCACGGTCCACCTCGTATCGCCGCAGGTCCGCGCGGCGTGCGACTTCCTGGGGCGGATCGTCGCGCAGCGAATCGCGACCCGCGAACGCATGATCGAGGCCTCGGCGCGTCTCGATCTGAAGCAAGTCGAGACCGAGCTCGTCGCGAGACTGTCCCAGGCGGAAAGCTATCAGACGGGTCTGGTGAACAATCCACGCTCCTGGCTGCAACTGACCGGCGCGGAGGGCGCGGCCGTCGTATCGGGCGAGACCGTGCTGGTCGCCGGATCGACGCCGCCATCCGCCAATATCCTTGCCCTGGCGCGCTGGCTGGCGAAACGCGGCACGGAACAGGTTTTCGCGACGGACCGCCTGGCCTCGCTGTGGCCCGAAGGCGAGCTGATCACCGACCGGGCAAGCGGCGTCATCGCAGTGCCCATCTCGCAAATCCGCGCCAGCTTCGTCCTGTGGTTCCGGCCGGAGGTGGTTCGGACAGTGACATGGAGCGGCGATCCCCGGAAATCGGTGGAACCCGGGACGGACCGCCTTCATCCACGCCAGTCTTTCGAAATATGGAAGGAACAGGTCTGCGGCCGGTCATTGCCGTGGTCGCGCAACGAGGTGCAGAGCGCCGCCGATTTCCGCAACGCCATCGTCAATTTCGTCCTGCGGCGCGCCGAGGAACGGGCCGAACTGGCGGACGAGCTGGAGCGCAGCAACAAGGAGCTGGAGGCATTCTCCTATTCCATCTCCCACGATCTGCGCGCGCCGTTCCGCCACATCGTCGGCTATTCCGAGCTGCTCAGCGAGCGCGAGCCCGCGCTCGACGATACGTCGCGGCACTATCTGGACAGCATTCACGGCGCGGCGCTGTCGGCCGGGCAACTGGTGGACGACCTGCTGAACTTCTCGCGCCTTGGCCGATCACAGCTCGCCACTTCCGGCGTGGACATGGAGAAACTGGTGGCGGAAATCCGCCGCAGCGTGCAGGGCGACCTGACCGGGCGGCAGGTCGAGTGGGCGGTGGAGCCGCTGCCGCCCGCCTATGGCGACGCATCGCTGCTGCGCCAGGCGCTGGCCAATCTGATCGACAACGCCCTGAAATACAGCCGCCACGAAACCACCGCGCGCATCCGGATCCGGGGCGAAAGCGGCGACAAGGAGACCGTGTATTCGGTCTCGGACAACGGCGTCGGCTTCGACATGGCCTATGTGGGCAAGCTGTTCGGCGTGTTCCAGAGGCTGCACCGCGTCGATGAGTTCGAGGGCACCGGGATCGGTCTCGCCCTGACCAAGAGAATCATCGACCGGCACGGTGGCTGGATACGCGCGGAGGGAACGCTGGGCGAAGGCGCGACGTTTACCTTTGCGATACCGAAACGCTGAGACGCTAGGAGCCGTCATGGGAACACTCAGGCCCATTCTTCTGGTCGAGGACAATCCGTCCGACCGCGAACTTACCCTGGCCGCGCTTGCCAGATGCCAGCTCGCCAATGAGATCGTCGTGGCGCGCGACGGCGAGGAGGCGCTGAACTACATGTATGCCAGAGGCCAGTGGGAAAACCGCGACGCCGGCGATCCCGCCGTCATCCTGCTTGACCTGAAGCTGCCGAAGATCGACGGATTGGAGGTCCTGGAAAAGCTCAAGGCCGATCCGGAACAGCGCCATGTGCCGATCGTGATGCTCACCTCGTCACGGGAAGAGCGCGACGTGGTGCGCAGTTACGAACTGGGCGTGAATTCCTTTGTCGTCAAACCCGTCGAATTCAATCAGTTCTTCGAGGCGATCCAGGATCTCGGCATGTTCTGGGCCATCCTCAACGAGCCGCCGCCGCTCGGCCTGCGGAGATAATCCTTTTGTCACAGACCGGTAAAAGCAGCGCCTTACGGCTGCTGATGCTGGAGGACAGCGCCATCGACGCGGAGCTGTCGTGCCTGCATCTCGCCAGATCGTCGCTGGACGTGACGACGACGGTCGCGCGCGGCAAGCGCGAGTTTCTCGACGCGCTCGCCGAGGGCGGCTTCGACATCATCGTCGCCGATTATTCGCTGCCGGACTTCGATGGCCTGCAAGCCCTCGACGTCGCCCGCGAGGCCGCGCCGGGCACGCCCTTCATCTTCCTGTCCGGCGTGATTGGTGAGGAATTCGCCGCCGAGGCGGTCAAGCGCGGCGCGACCGACTATGTGCTGAAACGGAACATGGCTCGGCTGCCCGCCGCCGTCGAGCGCGCCGTGGCCGAGGCGACCGAACGCCGCGAACGCCGCGCCGCCGAGATGGCGCTGCGGCAGAGCATGGTCGGCATGCGGCTCGCCATCGATGCCGCGCGCCTCGGCGCCTGGGACTATTCGCCGGTCGACGAAAAGCTCCATTGGGACCGCCGCTGCAAGGCGATCTTCGGCGTGCCCGACGACGCGGCGTTCACGCTCGAGACGGTGTACGCACGCTGTCACCCCGAAGATACCGATCGCATCCTGGAGGGCGTCCGCGCGGCACTGGATCCCGCCGGCACGGGCGAGTTGTCAGACGAATACCGTGTGGTGCGCGACAACGGCGAAGAAGTGTGGGTCGCGGTGCGGGGCCAAGCGTTCTTCGAGGGTGGCGCCTGCATCCGGCTGACCGGCATCATGCAGGACATCACCGATCGCAAGCGGTCCGAGCATGCCATGATGGCGCGCAATCAGGCGCTCGAGGCCAAGGTCCTGGAAAGCACCCGCGAACGCGACCGCATGTGGACGCTGAGCCAGGATCTGATGACGGTGTTCCTGCAGGACGGAACGATGGGCCTGGTCAACCCGGCCTGGCACCGCGTCCTCGGCTGGACCGAGTCCGAACTGCTTGGCCGTCACATGCTGGACATGGTGCACGAGGACGACGCGGCGGGAACCGGCGCGGCCATGCAGGGCCTGCTAGAAGGCGCGCCCTGTCCCGGCTTCGACAATCGGGTCCGCACCCGAGATGGCGCCTACCGGTGGATACGCTGGACCGCCAGTCCGGAAGGCGGCATGGTCTATGCCGTCGGCCGGGACATCACCGAGGAACTGGAGAACGCCGAGAAGCTGCGCCAGACCCAGAAAATGGAAATGATCGGCCAGCTGACCGGTGGCGTTGCCCATGACTTCAACAATCTGCTCACCGTCATCGTCGGCAATCTGGACATGGCGGCCAAGGCGGTCGTCACCCTGAACACGCCGCCAGCGACCGAGCGCGTCAGGCGGCTGCTGGAGAATGCCCGGCGCGGCACCGAGCGGGCGACCGCGCTGACCCAGCGACTGCTCGCCTTCGCGCGCCGTCAGCCGCTCGATCCCAAACCGATCGATTCGAACCAGCTCGTGCTCGGCATGTCGGATTTGTTCAACAGGACGCTTGGCGATCACATCGCCGTGTCCACCGAACTGGACCAGGAGATCTGGCTCACACACGCGGATGGCTACCAGCTCGAGAACGCCCTTCTGAACCTGGCGGTCAATGCGCGCGACGCCATGCCGGACGGCGGCAGGCTGGTGATCCAGACGCGCAACTGTTCGCTTGATGACCGCGACGCCGCCGAACAGGCCGACATCGCGCCCGGGCACTATGTCCTGATCGCCGTTACCGATACCGGCACGGGCATGGACCGGGAAACGGTCGCCCAGGTGTTCGAGCCGTTCTTCACCACCAAGGATATCGGCCATGGCAGCGGGCTCGGACTCAGCCAGGTCTATGGCTTCGTGAAGCAGTCCGGCGGACATGTGAAGATCTACAGCGAGACGGGGCTGGGCACGACGGTCAAGATCTACCTGCCGCGCATGGTCGAGCCACGCGACGATACTGGCGCCGACAACCCGACGGTGCGCGGCCCGGCGGATGGTCAGACGACGATCCTGGTGGTCGAGGATGACGAGGACGTGCGCGTCTACTCCACCGAGCTGCTGCGTGACCTGGGCTACCGGGTTCTTGAAGCGGTCAACGGCGCGGCGGCGCTTGCCGTGCTGCGCGAGCATCCCGAGGTGCGCCTGCTGTTCACCGATATCGGACTGCCCGGCGGCATGAACGGGCGCGAGCTGGCGGACGCGGTCCGCCGCCTGCGGCCCCGTCTGCGCATCTTGTTCACCAGCGGGTTCGCCACCAACGCCGTTGCCCATAGCGGGCGGCTGGACCCGGGGATTCAGCTCCTGCCCAAGCCGTTCACCTACGAGCTGCTCGCCGCGCGGATCGCCGGCGTGCTTGGGGCGCCGACATCACCCGCCCGCGTGCTGATCGTCGAGGACGAGGTTCTGGTCCGGATGGTGGCCGTGGACATTCTCAGCGACATCGGCTTCCGGGTGGAAGAGGCCGGCAATGCCGGCGAGGCGCTGTCGAAGATGAGGGCGGCCGGGGAACGCTTCGACGCCGCGATCATCGATATCGGCCTGCCCGACATGAAGGGCGACCGGCTGGCGGCGGAGCTGCGCGAGATCCGCCCCGACCTGCCGGTGCTGATCGCCAGCGGCTATGACATGGAGGAAATCCGCGCCCGCCTGGACGGCGACAAGGGAATCGCCGTGGTGCCCAAGCCCTATGACGGCAGCGACCTGCGCCGCGAACTGGAGAAGCTCGGCGTGATGGTCTGACCGGCCTCCCCAATCCCGGACGTCCAGCCCCTTCCAACGAACCGCCTGTCGCCTGTAGTGTTGCGGGAGAGAGAGCGGGACACACCGCCGGACAGACCAGGAGAAGACCGATGGAACGATCGGCGGGGTACGAGGGGAGTTACGATTACATCATCGTCGGCGCCGGATCGGCCGGCTGCGTGCTGGCCAACCGGCTGTCCGCCGACCCGTCGAAGAAGGTGCTGCTGCTGGAAGCGGGCGGGACCGCCGACTATCATTGGGTGAACGTGCCCATCGGCTATCTGTTCTGCATGGGCAACCCGCGCACAGACTGGCTGATGAAGACTGAATCCGAGCCTGGTCTCAACGGGCGCGCGCTGGATTATCCGCGCGGCAAGGTGCTGGGCGGCTGCTCGTCCATCAACGGCATGATCTACATGCGCGGCCAGGCGGCCGATTACGATGGCTGGCGTCAGCAGGGCAATAGCGGCTGGGGCTGGGACGACGTTCTGCCCTATTTCATGAAATCCGAGGATCATCACGGCGGCAACAACGACCTGCATGGCCAGGGCGGAGAATGGCGGGTCGAGCGGCAGCGAATTTCCTGGCCGATCCTGGACGCGTTTCGCGAGGCTGCGGAAGAACTGGGCATTCCGCGCACCGACGATTTCAACAAAGGCACCAACGAGGGCTCGGGCTATTTCGAGGTCAACCAGCGGCGCGGCGTCCGCTGGCACACGGCGAAGGCTTTTCTGGACCCGGTGCGACAGCGCCCGAACCTGCGGGTGCTGACCGGCGCGGAGACGGAAGCGCTGGTCACCGAGGGCCGGACGGTCAAGGGCGTGCGGTTCCGGCATGGCGGCGGCATTTTCGAGGCCCAGGCGAGTGGCGAGGTAGTGCTGTCGGCGGGCGCGGTGAACTCGCCCAAGATCATGGAACTGTCCGGCATCGGGCCCGGCGCGATCCTCAACCATCTCGGCATTCCGGTTCTGCACGATCTGAAGGGCGTCGGCGAGAATCTGCAGGATCATTTGCAGGTGCGCACCGTCTACCGCATCGCCAACGCCGTGACCCTGAACCAGCGCGCCGGCAGCCTGTTCGGCAAGGCGATGCTGGGGCTGGAATATCTCGTGAACCGGTCGGGCCCGCTGTCCATGGCGCCCAGCCAGCTCGGCATCTTCGCCCGCAGCGACGCGCGACTGGAGACGCCCGACCTGGAGTACCACGTCCAGCCGCTCAGCACCGACAAGCTGGGCCAGCCGCTGCACCCCTTCCCGGCCGTGACCGCCTCGGTCTGCAATCTGCGTCCGGACAGCCGCGGCACGATCCATGTGCGCAGCGCCGACCCGCGCCAGCCGCCGGCGATCCGCCCCAATTATCTGTCGACGGAAAGCGACCGGATGGTCGCCCTCAGGTCGATCCGCCTGACGCGGCAATTGATGGCCACGCGCGCCATCGCGAAATTTCAGCCGGAGGAATATCTGCCCGGTCCGGGTGTCACGTCCGACGAGGACCTGCTGGCCCGCATCGGCGATATCTCCACCACCATCTTCCACCCCGTCGGCACCGCCCGGATGGGCCGGGACGAGGGCGCCGTGGTCGATGAGAGGCTGCGGGTCCATGGCCTGACCGGCCTGCGCGTGGTCGATGCCTCGGTGATGCCCACCATCGTCTCGGGCAACACCAATTCGCCGGTCATCATGATCGCCGAAAAGGCCGCCGACATGATGATCGAGGACGCTCGGCGCTAGGCTCAAGCCCCGGTGTCGAGCGCCTCGCGAATCTTCAGTGCGAGGGGCTCGCGCGGGAACGGTTTCGTGAGCAGGATGACCCCCGGGTCCAGCCGGCCGTGGTGAATGACCGTGTTGTCGGTGTAGCCCGACATGAAGAGTGTTCGGCATCGGGGGACCCGGGCCTTGACCGCCCGCGATACGTCCGGCCCGCTCAATCCCATGGGCAACACCACATCGGCGAGCAGCAGATCAGGCTCCAGTCCCGTCTCGATCAGGCGCAACGCCTCGGGTCCATCGGACGCCACATGGACCTTGTAGCCGAAACGCAGCAGGCTCCGATGGACGCTGGCGCGCACATCGGGATCGTCCTCAAGCAGGAGAATGGTTTCGCCGCGCGCGCGGGGCACCGTGACCGCGGGCTCGCGCGCGACCGTTGCCATCGGCAGGGCGGTGCGGGGAAAGAAAAGGGTCACCGTGGTGCCCGCGCCCTCGCTGCTCTCAATGGTGACGTGCCCACCCGACTGCTTGACGAAACCATAGACCATGCTGAGGCCAAGCCCGCTGCCCTTGCCAACGGGTTTGGTGGTAAAGAAGGGATCGAAGGCTCGCTCCCTGACCGAAGCGGTCATCCCTTCACCCGTATCCGTGACCGCGATGGTCGCGTAGTCCCCGGCCTGAACCTCCTTCTGGCGTTCCGCATAGGCCTGATCGAGGCTCACATTGCCGGTCTTGATGCTCAGCAGACCGCCTCCTGGCATGGCGTCACGCGCGTTGACCGCCAGGTTGACCATGGCATTGGCAAGCTGACCGGGATCGATCTCCACCGGCCACAGGTCCTCCGCAAGATCGGTCGTCACCTCGACGCTCCGCTCGAGCGTCCGGCCGAGAAGGCGCATGGTATCGCGAACCACGTCGTTGACGTTGGTGACCTTGGGCTGGAGTGGCTGCTTGCGTGAGAACGCCAGCAACCGGTCGGTCAGCTCGGCACCGCGCGCGATGGCGCGCTGGGCCGCCTTCATCGCCGCCGTGGCCTCCGGATCACCGGCCACCCGTTCCGCCACGACCTCCAGATTCATCTGCATGGCCATCAGCATGTTGTTGAAATCATGGGCCACGCCGCCGGTCAGTTGCCCCAGCGTCTCCATCTTCTGGACCTGCCGCATGCTCTCCTCCGCCGCCTTGCGGGCGGTGATATCCTGAATGCTGGCGATGAAGCTGCTGCGCCCCTCCATGGACATGCGGCTGACACCCAGTTCGAGGGGGAATATGTCGCCGTTCTTGCGCACGCCGCTCATCTCGCGGCCCGGCTGGCCAAGCACGTGGCTCTCGCCGGTCCGAAGATAACGGGCGATATGGGCGTCATGAGCCGCGCGCTCCGGCCCGGGCATGAGCAGGCCGACATTGCGGCCGACCACCTCGTCCCGCGCATACCCGAAAATCCGCTCGGCCTCGGGATTGAAGGATTCGATGATGCCCCGGTCGTTGATCGTGACCAGCCCCACCGCCGCCGCTTCCATGATCTGGCGCGTCCGGTCCTGCAGGCGCTCCAGTGCATTCACATGCCGGTTCTGGCGGCGGCGGCCCACGGCGAAGATCAGCGCGATGGCAATGAACAGCAGGGAGATGCCGCTTCCGGTCCAGCGATAGGCCGCGACATGCCCCATCCAGACACGCGCATCCACATCGATGCCGAGCACCGCGACGATCTTGCCGGTCGACGGGTCCCGGATCGGCGCCTCGCCGCTCACCCAGACGCCCCATTGATCGGCCGACGGCGGCTCGATGTAGGGCAGGCCGCTTTTCAAGACCGCGTCGAAACCCTGGACATTGCCGTCATAGACCTGGCCAGGCGGAGAGTAATCCCTCGACCCCGGCGCCTCGCCATCGGCCAGAAAGCGCCATTGTCCATGATGGGGCGCGACGATGTAGACGAAACGGGCATCGCTTATGGCGCGGCGTACCTTGCCGAGCGCGCTCCGGACGGCGTCGAACCGTTCGGTCCCGACATAATCGGCCGGACGGGTGGTCCGCGCCAGCGCCGCCACATCCGCCGCGTCGATCGCCGCGGCCACGGTCAGGGCGAGGTCGCCAAGCCGCCGCT harbors:
- a CDS encoding PAS domain S-box protein codes for the protein MSRVSKWELAFGGMILAISATLVLAMGHYGQRIEQRRLGDLALTVAAAIDAADVAALARTTRPADYVGTERFDAVRSALGKVRRAISDARFVYIVAPHHGQWRFLADGEAPGSRDYSPPGQVYDGNVQGFDAVLKSGLPYIEPPSADQWGVWVSGEAPIRDPSTGKIVAVLGIDVDARVWMGHVAAYRWTGSGISLLFIAIALIFAVGRRRQNRHVNALERLQDRTRQIMEAAAVGLVTINDRGIIESFNPEAERIFGYARDEVVGRNVGLLMPGPERAAHDAHIARYLRTGESHVLGQPGREMSGVRKNGDIFPLELGVSRMSMEGRSSFIASIQDITARKAAEESMRQVQKMETLGQLTGGVAHDFNNMLMAMQMNLEVVAERVAGDPEATAAMKAAQRAIARGAELTDRLLAFSRKQPLQPKVTNVNDVVRDTMRLLGRTLERSVEVTTDLAEDLWPVEIDPGQLANAMVNLAVNARDAMPGGGLLSIKTGNVSLDQAYAERQKEVQAGDYATIAVTDTGEGMTASVRERAFDPFFTTKPVGKGSGLGLSMVYGFVKQSGGHVTIESSEGAGTTVTLFFPRTALPMATVAREPAVTVPRARGETILLLEDDPDVRASVHRSLLRFGYKVHVASDGPEALRLIETGLEPDLLLADVVLPMGLSGPDVSRAVKARVPRCRTLFMSGYTDNTVIHHGRLDPGVILLTKPFPREPLALKIREALDTGA
- a CDS encoding ATP-binding protein; translation: MNEPLDLESCAREPIHIPGGIQPHGALLALDAESFAIVQASANTTDILHMAAAPSSLADLPPSTPSLHEELRTWLADDEPLFLRSITIGETSFQVSAHLTPQCLLVEFEAVAQSEMERFDRLMPRIRRFLDGIESVTELDQLYREAAAEVRRMTGFNRVLIYRFDEDWNGTVIAEDGDGTLPSYMDLRFPASDIPAQARELYRRNRLRLIPTATYEPVPMVPALPGGDPLDMSMVALRSVSPVHREYMRNMGTEASMSISLLDDGKLWGLISCHHATVHLVSPQVRAACDFLGRIVAQRIATRERMIEASARLDLKQVETELVARLSQAESYQTGLVNNPRSWLQLTGAEGAAVVSGETVLVAGSTPPSANILALARWLAKRGTEQVFATDRLASLWPEGELITDRASGVIAVPISQIRASFVLWFRPEVVRTVTWSGDPRKSVEPGTDRLHPRQSFEIWKEQVCGRSLPWSRNEVQSAADFRNAIVNFVLRRAEERAELADELERSNKELEAFSYSISHDLRAPFRHIVGYSELLSEREPALDDTSRHYLDSIHGAALSAGQLVDDLLNFSRLGRSQLATSGVDMEKLVAEIRRSVQGDLTGRQVEWAVEPLPPAYGDASLLRQALANLIDNALKYSRHETTARIRIRGESGDKETVYSVSDNGVGFDMAYVGKLFGVFQRLHRVDEFEGTGIGLALTKRIIDRHGGWIRAEGTLGEGATFTFAIPKR
- a CDS encoding GMC family oxidoreductase N-terminal domain-containing protein, giving the protein MERSAGYEGSYDYIIVGAGSAGCVLANRLSADPSKKVLLLEAGGTADYHWVNVPIGYLFCMGNPRTDWLMKTESEPGLNGRALDYPRGKVLGGCSSINGMIYMRGQAADYDGWRQQGNSGWGWDDVLPYFMKSEDHHGGNNDLHGQGGEWRVERQRISWPILDAFREAAEELGIPRTDDFNKGTNEGSGYFEVNQRRGVRWHTAKAFLDPVRQRPNLRVLTGAETEALVTEGRTVKGVRFRHGGGIFEAQASGEVVLSAGAVNSPKIMELSGIGPGAILNHLGIPVLHDLKGVGENLQDHLQVRTVYRIANAVTLNQRAGSLFGKAMLGLEYLVNRSGPLSMAPSQLGIFARSDARLETPDLEYHVQPLSTDKLGQPLHPFPAVTASVCNLRPDSRGTIHVRSADPRQPPAIRPNYLSTESDRMVALRSIRLTRQLMATRAIAKFQPEEYLPGPGVTSDEDLLARIGDISTTIFHPVGTARMGRDEGAVVDERLRVHGLTGLRVVDASVMPTIVSGNTNSPVIMIAEKAADMMIEDARR
- a CDS encoding response regulator encodes the protein MGTLRPILLVEDNPSDRELTLAALARCQLANEIVVARDGEEALNYMYARGQWENRDAGDPAVILLDLKLPKIDGLEVLEKLKADPEQRHVPIVMLTSSREERDVVRSYELGVNSFVVKPVEFNQFFEAIQDLGMFWAILNEPPPLGLRR
- a CDS encoding response regulator, encoding MSQTGKSSALRLLMLEDSAIDAELSCLHLARSSLDVTTTVARGKREFLDALAEGGFDIIVADYSLPDFDGLQALDVAREAAPGTPFIFLSGVIGEEFAAEAVKRGATDYVLKRNMARLPAAVERAVAEATERRERRAAEMALRQSMVGMRLAIDAARLGAWDYSPVDEKLHWDRRCKAIFGVPDDAAFTLETVYARCHPEDTDRILEGVRAALDPAGTGELSDEYRVVRDNGEEVWVAVRGQAFFEGGACIRLTGIMQDITDRKRSEHAMMARNQALEAKVLESTRERDRMWTLSQDLMTVFLQDGTMGLVNPAWHRVLGWTESELLGRHMLDMVHEDDAAGTGAAMQGLLEGAPCPGFDNRVRTRDGAYRWIRWTASPEGGMVYAVGRDITEELENAEKLRQTQKMEMIGQLTGGVAHDFNNLLTVIVGNLDMAAKAVVTLNTPPATERVRRLLENARRGTERATALTQRLLAFARRQPLDPKPIDSNQLVLGMSDLFNRTLGDHIAVSTELDQEIWLTHADGYQLENALLNLAVNARDAMPDGGRLVIQTRNCSLDDRDAAEQADIAPGHYVLIAVTDTGTGMDRETVAQVFEPFFTTKDIGHGSGLGLSQVYGFVKQSGGHVKIYSETGLGTTVKIYLPRMVEPRDDTGADNPTVRGPADGQTTILVVEDDEDVRVYSTELLRDLGYRVLEAVNGAAALAVLREHPEVRLLFTDIGLPGGMNGRELADAVRRLRPRLRILFTSGFATNAVAHSGRLDPGIQLLPKPFTYELLAARIAGVLGAPTSPARVLIVEDEVLVRMVAVDILSDIGFRVEEAGNAGEALSKMRAAGERFDAAIIDIGLPDMKGDRLAAELREIRPDLPVLIASGYDMEEIRARLDGDKGIAVVPKPYDGSDLRRELEKLGVMV